A DNA window from Porphyromonas gingivalis ATCC 33277 contains the following coding sequences:
- a CDS encoding IS5 family transposase: MAYQSKNTDEHVTFADALLSKRYRKAQNDFLNQVDTLIDWRPIRTLINKKYTKRQNAIGAPAYDVILLFKMLLLETWYNLSDCALEERINDSITFSRFLGLKMEEVSPDHSTISRFRSALTELGLMDKLLAQFNKQLSRHHISVREGVLVDASLVETPHKPNGSITIEVADDREDNRSEAEKEAEEDYQKQVVRRRKGTDEEARWVYKQKRYHYGYKKHCPANVQGIVQKVITTAANRSDTKEFIPLLQGANIPQGTAVLADKGYACGENRSYLQTHHLQDGIMHKAQRNRALTEEEKQRNKAIGPIRSTIERTFGSIRRWFHGGRCRYRGLAKTHTQNILESIAFNLYRTPGIIMSSSVG; this comes from the coding sequence ATGGCATACCAATCCAAGAATACCGATGAGCATGTAACATTTGCAGACGCACTCCTTTCAAAGCGTTATCGCAAAGCACAAAACGACTTCCTCAATCAGGTTGACACGCTTATCGATTGGCGTCCGATCAGGACGCTGATCAACAAGAAATACACGAAGCGACAAAATGCCATCGGCGCCCCGGCTTATGACGTGATTCTCTTATTCAAGATGTTGCTTTTGGAGACATGGTACAACCTCAGTGATTGTGCTCTGGAGGAGCGCATCAATGATTCAATCACCTTTTCCCGATTCTTGGGACTGAAGATGGAAGAGGTATCTCCCGACCACAGCACCATCAGTCGATTTCGTTCGGCACTGACAGAGTTGGGTCTCATGGACAAACTATTGGCGCAGTTTAACAAACAACTTTCCCGCCATCACATTTCGGTCAGGGAAGGGGTGCTTGTGGATGCAAGCCTTGTGGAGACGCCGCATAAACCCAACGGAAGCATTACGATTGAAGTCGCAGACGACAGAGAAGACAATCGGAGCGAGGCGGAAAAAGAGGCAGAGGAGGATTATCAAAAACAGGTTGTCCGCCGGCGTAAAGGGACGGATGAAGAAGCCCGTTGGGTGTACAAACAAAAGCGTTATCACTACGGATACAAAAAGCATTGTCCGGCCAATGTTCAAGGCATTGTTCAAAAGGTGATAACGACTGCAGCGAACCGCAGTGACACGAAGGAGTTTATTCCGCTATTGCAGGGTGCAAACATACCTCAAGGTACAGCCGTCTTGGCGGACAAAGGATATGCTTGCGGGGAAAATCGTTCCTACCTGCAAACCCATCACCTTCAAGACGGCATTATGCACAAGGCACAACGCAACAGGGCATTGACCGAGGAAGAGAAGCAACGAAACAAAGCAATCGGTCCGATACGGAGCACCATCGAACGCACCTTTGGCAGTATTCGCCGGTGGTTTCATGGCGGACGATGTCGATACCGGGGACTTGCCAAGACCCATACTCAAAACATTCTTGAAAGCATCGCCTTTAATTTATACAGAACCCCGGGGATAATTATGTCCTCATCCGTAGGATAA
- a CDS encoding acetate kinase: protein MKVLVLNCGSSSVKYKLLEMPKGDVLAQGGVEKLGLPGSFLKLTMPNGEKVVLEKDMPEHTIAVEFILSVLKDDKYGCIKSYEEIDAVGHRLVHGGEKFSNSVEITPEVIAKVEECIPLAPLHNPANLKGVVAIEKLLPGIRQVGVFDTAFFQTMPEHVYRYALPYDMCNKHGVRRYGFHGTSHRYVSARACEILGLDYDKTRIITAHIGNGASIAAIKNGKALDVSLGMTPVEGLMMGTRSGDVDPGVLTFLMEAEGLQAAGISELINKKSGVLGVSGVSSDLREIEDAIKNGNERATLAMTMYDYRIKKYVGAYAAAMGGVDVLVFTGGVGENQYTTREKVCTDMEFMGIVFDSKVNEGMRGKEMVISKPESKVTVIVVPTDEEYMIASDTMTILK, encoded by the coding sequence ATGAAAGTATTGGTATTGAACTGTGGTAGTTCATCCGTCAAATATAAGCTACTCGAAATGCCCAAAGGAGACGTATTGGCTCAGGGCGGAGTGGAAAAATTAGGCCTTCCCGGCTCGTTTCTCAAACTAACCATGCCCAATGGTGAGAAAGTGGTGCTGGAGAAAGATATGCCCGAACATACGATAGCCGTAGAGTTCATTCTTTCCGTGCTCAAAGATGACAAATACGGATGCATCAAGAGCTATGAAGAAATCGATGCAGTAGGGCACCGTCTCGTTCATGGAGGTGAGAAGTTCAGTAATAGTGTGGAGATCACACCGGAAGTAATTGCCAAAGTAGAAGAATGTATTCCTTTGGCTCCACTTCACAATCCGGCTAACCTCAAAGGCGTCGTAGCCATCGAGAAGTTGCTCCCCGGTATTCGTCAGGTGGGTGTATTCGATACAGCTTTCTTCCAAACCATGCCGGAACATGTGTACCGATATGCCTTGCCATATGATATGTGCAACAAGCATGGTGTACGTCGCTATGGATTCCACGGCACCAGCCATCGCTATGTCAGTGCCCGTGCTTGTGAGATCTTGGGTTTGGACTACGACAAAACTCGCATAATCACGGCACATATCGGCAATGGAGCTTCCATCGCTGCAATCAAAAACGGCAAGGCTTTGGACGTATCATTGGGGATGACACCCGTAGAAGGGCTTATGATGGGTACGCGCAGTGGAGACGTAGACCCCGGTGTTCTTACCTTCCTGATGGAAGCAGAAGGCCTCCAAGCAGCAGGAATCTCTGAACTGATCAATAAAAAGAGCGGTGTACTTGGCGTAAGCGGTGTGTCCTCCGACCTGCGGGAAATCGAAGATGCCATCAAGAATGGCAACGAAAGAGCTACTCTGGCCATGACCATGTACGACTACAGGATCAAAAAATATGTAGGAGCTTATGCCGCTGCCATGGGAGGAGTCGATGTGCTCGTATTCACCGGTGGAGTGGGTGAAAACCAATATACCACGAGAGAGAAAGTATGTACCGATATGGAATTTATGGGTATTGTCTTTGATTCAAAGGTGAATGAAGGTATGCGCGGAAAAGAAATGGTAATCAGCAAGCCGGAAAGCAAAGTAACCGTGATCGTCGTTCCCACTGACGAAGAATATATGATTGCCTCCGACACCATGACAATCCTCAAATAA
- the pta gene encoding phosphate acetyltransferase: MDLIQDVIRRAQENKQRIVLPEGLEPRTLEAADRLMADKVVNIILIGNVDSVKAKVAELGLKNLDEAVIIDPNNHPKKQQYTDLLLQIRQKKGLTPEKAAELVENPLYLGCLIVKSGDADGLIAGAQNTTGDVLRPALQVIKTAPGMTSVSGTFLLFTKAKEYGKDGLLLVADCAVIPNPTADELAQIAVATARTAKAIADIEPRVAMLSFSTKGSAKHEMTDKVVEATRMAQEMAPDLLIDGEMQADAALVERVAALKAPGSNVAGKANVLVFPTLEVGNIAYKLVERLGHAEAVGPILQGMAAPVNDLSRGCSVEDIYRMVAITANQAIAAKEQ; encoded by the coding sequence ATGGATCTCATTCAAGACGTTATCAGACGTGCTCAAGAGAACAAGCAACGGATCGTTCTGCCCGAAGGGCTGGAACCTCGTACATTGGAAGCTGCCGACCGTCTCATGGCCGACAAAGTTGTAAACATCATTCTGATCGGTAATGTCGATAGTGTGAAAGCCAAAGTGGCGGAACTCGGTTTGAAGAACTTGGACGAGGCTGTGATCATTGATCCGAATAACCATCCCAAGAAACAACAATACACTGACCTTCTGCTGCAAATTCGCCAAAAAAAGGGGCTGACACCCGAAAAGGCGGCCGAACTCGTAGAAAACCCCCTCTATCTGGGTTGTCTCATTGTAAAGAGTGGAGATGCCGATGGACTGATTGCCGGCGCACAGAATACTACCGGCGATGTACTTCGTCCGGCTCTTCAAGTCATCAAGACAGCTCCGGGCATGACTAGCGTGAGCGGTACTTTCTTACTCTTCACCAAAGCCAAAGAATATGGCAAAGACGGACTTTTGCTTGTTGCAGACTGTGCTGTTATACCCAATCCGACAGCAGATGAGTTGGCACAGATCGCTGTCGCTACGGCTCGTACGGCGAAAGCCATTGCCGATATTGAACCGCGTGTAGCTATGTTGAGCTTCTCTACGAAAGGCAGTGCAAAACATGAAATGACAGATAAGGTCGTAGAAGCTACTCGTATGGCTCAAGAAATGGCTCCTGATTTGTTGATCGATGGCGAAATGCAAGCCGATGCGGCTTTGGTAGAAAGAGTGGCAGCACTCAAAGCTCCGGGAAGCAATGTAGCAGGAAAGGCCAATGTACTTGTATTCCCGACGCTTGAAGTCGGCAACATCGCATACAAACTTGTAGAGCGTCTGGGCCATGCAGAAGCCGTAGGACCTATTCTGCAAGGAATGGCTGCACCTGTAAACGATTTGAGCCGCGGATGCTCGGTCGAAGATATATACAGGATGGTTGCCATCACGGCCAACCAAGCTATTGCAGCCAAGGAGCAATAA
- a CDS encoding DUF3108 domain-containing protein produces the protein MKAKHNISKKRNPFNCIVIILTTLYIISITSISLQAQQPISNDFSRTGECLSYTIYYKWGALMPRAGDASLSFEKQDRGFRSRLLFRTAPFFDAIFSMRDTLDCNLDHKMRIVDGQKHVMEGGDYTMDLIHFSRQDDRNRIHTKRFRNGESRIDTVEITNQISLDMIGAILYLRSTDWSKSTKERIPVRIFAGKKGIDCFFQYEGSEVQKTKKGINYHTHRVSMLINESETFKNPQKAITIWLTNDANRIPVRIRMELRIGAAEVYLKSAEGLRHPLSSRIR, from the coding sequence ATGAAAGCAAAACATAATATAAGCAAGAAACGAAATCCATTCAACTGCATAGTCATCATCCTCACGACTCTATACATCATAAGCATAACCTCTATATCATTGCAAGCTCAGCAACCCATCTCCAACGATTTCAGCAGGACCGGAGAATGCCTCAGCTATACAATCTACTATAAGTGGGGGGCACTGATGCCACGTGCCGGCGATGCTTCACTATCGTTTGAAAAACAGGATAGAGGATTCAGATCTCGTTTGCTTTTCAGAACAGCACCTTTCTTCGATGCCATCTTTAGTATGAGGGACACCCTTGACTGCAATCTCGATCACAAGATGCGTATCGTGGATGGGCAAAAGCATGTGATGGAAGGGGGAGATTACACAATGGATCTAATTCATTTTTCACGACAGGATGATCGCAATCGGATACATACGAAGCGGTTTCGCAATGGAGAATCAAGGATCGATACGGTAGAAATTACCAACCAAATATCTCTGGATATGATAGGAGCCATACTCTATCTTCGCTCGACAGACTGGTCAAAGAGTACGAAAGAGCGCATACCGGTAAGAATATTTGCAGGGAAAAAGGGGATCGACTGTTTCTTTCAATACGAAGGTTCTGAAGTACAAAAAACGAAAAAGGGTATCAACTATCATACTCATCGGGTATCCATGCTCATAAACGAATCCGAAACATTCAAGAATCCCCAAAAAGCTATTACCATATGGCTCACGAATGATGCCAATAGAATACCTGTCCGTATCAGGATGGAGCTGAGAATCGGTGCAGCCGAAGTCTATCTGAAGTCGGCAGAGGGGTTGCGTCATCCTCTTTCGTCACGCATTAGATAG
- a CDS encoding TlpA disulfide reductase family protein: protein MKKLLFAAAVLLAGLTSCQQKGYTITGTVDSTLNLDGNMVYIQLSQGNNLDSTTIRNGAFTFTGEHIDTAKLAYIVTASPEHNVVPIIFILEDGKISAKIGEYAAKGTPLNEENFKYSAKINELENSFKLKMEEIQADTARAAEETQAMLEKEYTAMLGEKSKITTELYQSHTNDALGARLLQNILYGEGSDSDVIAEARKKAGPIVLAHPNIVHLLAMIDNLADTQPGKMAKNFAGTDAEGNEVELFKYVGQGNYAVVDFWASWCGPCRREIPYIAEANAKFAEKGLQVVGIVVWDKMEDHLKAKEALNVVWPQIFDAKNVATDMYGIQGIPQVILFGPDGTIIERDIRGEKLIEKLSEIYNSNKK, encoded by the coding sequence ATGAAGAAGTTATTATTCGCAGCTGCAGTGCTGCTTGCAGGTCTTACCTCCTGTCAACAAAAAGGTTATACCATCACCGGTACCGTGGACAGTACGCTGAATCTCGACGGCAATATGGTTTACATCCAGCTATCTCAAGGCAACAATTTAGATAGCACGACGATCCGGAACGGAGCATTCACATTCACCGGAGAACATATCGATACGGCCAAGTTGGCTTATATCGTGACAGCTTCGCCCGAACATAACGTAGTACCGATCATCTTCATTTTGGAAGACGGCAAAATTTCTGCAAAAATCGGAGAGTATGCGGCAAAGGGCACTCCGTTGAACGAAGAAAACTTCAAGTATTCTGCCAAGATCAATGAATTGGAAAACAGCTTCAAACTCAAAATGGAAGAGATCCAGGCTGATACGGCCCGTGCTGCAGAGGAAACACAAGCCATGCTGGAAAAAGAGTATACGGCAATGTTGGGAGAGAAGAGCAAAATAACAACCGAACTATACCAATCGCACACAAACGATGCTCTCGGTGCACGTCTCTTACAGAATATTCTCTACGGAGAAGGCTCTGATTCGGATGTTATTGCAGAAGCACGCAAAAAGGCCGGTCCTATTGTTTTGGCACATCCGAATATTGTTCATTTGCTCGCTATGATTGACAATTTGGCTGATACGCAACCCGGCAAAATGGCTAAAAACTTTGCTGGAACGGATGCCGAGGGCAATGAGGTAGAACTCTTCAAATATGTGGGACAAGGCAACTATGCCGTGGTTGACTTCTGGGCTTCATGGTGCGGCCCTTGCCGTCGTGAAATTCCTTACATAGCTGAAGCTAATGCCAAGTTTGCAGAAAAAGGTCTGCAAGTAGTCGGCATAGTAGTTTGGGATAAAATGGAAGATCACCTGAAAGCAAAAGAAGCTCTCAACGTGGTATGGCCTCAGATATTCGATGCTAAGAATGTGGCTACGGATATGTATGGCATACAAGGTATTCCGCAAGTCATACTGTTCGGTCCTGACGGCACTATTATAGAGCGAGATATTCGTGGTGAAAAGCTAATCGAAAAACTCAGCGAAATCTATAATTCGAATAAAAAATAA
- a CDS encoding TIGR01212 family radical SAM protein (This family includes YhcC from E. coli K-12, an uncharacterized radical SAM protein.) produces the protein MMIATNQGYREFGDYLRQVFPHYKVQKITLNAGFTCPNRDGLKGWGGCTYCNNQTFSPAFAMKDRSVSEQLRDGIAFFARKYPHTKYLAYFQAYTNTYGEQAEIIRKYEEALNYYDVVGIIIGTRPDCMPDSLLSYLKDLSERVFVLVEYGVESTLDATLRRVNRGHLWSDSMAAIERTAKTGLPIGVHLILGLPGESREDILRHADKISALPVTTLKLHQLQIIRGTAMAKEYAESPSDFHFYSEEEYIDLCLDFIERLRPDIVLERFVSQSPAELLLMPKWGLKNHEFTHLIRRRIQERDIRQGRHWKG, from the coding sequence ATGATGATAGCAACAAACCAAGGATACAGAGAGTTCGGCGACTACCTCCGGCAGGTATTTCCACACTATAAAGTACAGAAGATTACCCTCAATGCAGGCTTCACCTGTCCCAACCGAGACGGACTGAAAGGATGGGGCGGCTGTACCTATTGTAACAATCAGACCTTCAGTCCTGCCTTCGCCATGAAAGACCGCTCCGTGTCGGAACAGCTAAGAGACGGGATAGCGTTCTTCGCCCGAAAGTACCCGCACACGAAATACCTGGCCTATTTCCAAGCCTATACCAATACCTATGGAGAGCAAGCCGAGATCATCCGTAAATACGAAGAGGCTCTGAACTACTACGATGTGGTAGGCATTATTATAGGTACCAGACCGGACTGCATGCCGGATTCTCTTTTGTCCTACTTAAAGGATTTGTCGGAAAGAGTATTCGTTCTCGTGGAATATGGTGTAGAGAGTACATTGGATGCCACTCTTCGGCGAGTGAATCGTGGGCACCTCTGGTCGGATAGTATGGCAGCTATCGAGCGAACGGCTAAGACCGGATTGCCGATAGGTGTGCATCTGATCCTCGGGCTGCCGGGGGAAAGCAGAGAAGATATACTCAGGCACGCGGACAAGATATCGGCATTGCCCGTCACTACACTGAAATTGCATCAACTGCAAATTATCCGCGGTACGGCTATGGCCAAAGAATATGCAGAGAGTCCCTCGGACTTTCATTTTTACTCCGAGGAGGAATATATCGATCTGTGTCTTGATTTCATCGAACGCCTGCGTCCTGATATTGTGCTTGAGCGTTTCGTATCGCAGTCTCCGGCCGAACTTCTCCTGATGCCGAAATGGGGATTGAAGAATCACGAGTTCACACACCTGATCCGTCGTCGCATTCAAGAACGCGATATCAGACAGGGACGGCACTGGAAAGGATAA
- a CDS encoding GNAT family N-acetyltransferase — protein MLRFSDLKSFSDADRSAALRYVWELYTTSFPAEERRSYDNFLRAVLSDPYCSLFLIGERDVVEETKGFIISWVLSPELSFIEHFAIAPEWRNHKIGQACIEMMTALALSSHSCILLEAEPPLTEIARRRIGFYERAGFEIIDADYIQPPYEETGRGVPLYLMAYNKGGIDTKSATRLLYGAVYNCPH, from the coding sequence ATGCTTCGATTTTCTGACTTAAAGTCCTTCTCCGATGCAGACCGATCGGCAGCTCTCCGGTATGTATGGGAGCTGTACACGACTTCGTTTCCTGCAGAAGAGAGACGCTCGTATGACAATTTCTTACGTGCGGTTCTTTCCGACCCATATTGCAGCCTCTTTCTGATCGGCGAACGTGATGTAGTGGAAGAGACCAAAGGTTTTATCATTAGCTGGGTCTTGTCCCCCGAATTGTCTTTTATCGAGCATTTTGCCATCGCTCCTGAATGGAGAAATCATAAAATCGGGCAGGCTTGTATTGAAATGATGACAGCATTGGCTCTATCCTCGCATTCATGTATACTGCTGGAAGCAGAGCCTCCCCTGACGGAGATTGCCCGACGACGAATAGGCTTTTATGAAAGAGCCGGATTCGAAATTATTGATGCCGACTATATACAGCCTCCGTATGAAGAGACCGGTAGGGGAGTGCCGCTGTACTTGATGGCCTATAATAAGGGGGGGATTGATACGAAGAGTGCAACGAGACTGTTGTATGGAGCAGTCTATAATTGCCCACATTAA
- a CDS encoding response regulator transcription factor yields the protein MEEKTRIFLCEDDSNIGPLLKEFLETKDYIVDLSGDGEEGYSNYVKNSYDICILDIMMPRKDGIALAQEIRLIDPDIPIIFLSAKAKKEDIIEGFKIGADDYVTKPFSMEELAMRIEAVLRRCGGRSNKYMLYYRIGKYLFDTQKQTIAIDDQVTRLTTKENELLALLCANANETLERNYALKTIWADDNYFNARSMDVYVTKLRKLLKSDPEIEIKNIHGKGYKLVTPLKEKEKELCEELIKEV from the coding sequence ATGGAAGAAAAAACAAGAATCTTTCTCTGCGAGGACGATAGTAATATCGGACCGCTCTTGAAAGAGTTTCTCGAGACAAAAGATTATATCGTCGATCTTTCTGGTGATGGAGAAGAGGGGTATTCCAACTATGTCAAGAATTCGTATGACATCTGTATCCTTGACATTATGATGCCACGTAAGGATGGCATCGCGTTGGCACAGGAAATACGGTTGATCGATCCGGATATCCCTATTATTTTCCTTAGTGCTAAAGCTAAGAAAGAAGATATTATCGAAGGATTCAAAATCGGAGCCGACGATTATGTCACCAAACCTTTCAGTATGGAAGAGTTGGCTATGCGTATCGAAGCCGTACTGCGACGCTGTGGCGGACGTTCGAACAAGTATATGCTCTACTACCGTATCGGTAAGTACTTGTTCGATACTCAGAAACAAACCATCGCGATCGATGATCAGGTAACTCGATTGACGACCAAAGAAAACGAGCTGTTGGCCCTGCTCTGTGCCAATGCTAATGAAACCCTTGAGCGCAACTATGCCCTGAAGACGATATGGGCGGATGACAACTATTTCAATGCAAGAAGCATGGATGTTTATGTCACGAAGTTGCGTAAGCTCTTAAAAAGCGATCCTGAAATCGAGATTAAGAATATCCACGGAAAGGGCTATAAGCTGGTGACTCCGCTCAAAGAGAAAGAGAAGGAGTTATGTGAGGAGTTGATCAAAGAGGTCTGA
- a CDS encoding DUF1661 domain-containing protein translates to MVRELKNLRAKTKVFTRVFFEDPVRLFPVFWFDNRPLIRNRRYISDKITLEPHKAFHPKSIKPLHLRSE, encoded by the coding sequence TTGGTTCGGGAACTGAAAAATTTACGCGCCAAAACGAAAGTTTTTACGCGCGTGTTTTTCGAAGATCCGGTTCGACTTTTTCCGGTTTTTTGGTTTGATAATCGTCCTCTTATCCGAAACCGAAGATACATTTCGGATAAGATAACCTTAGAGCCCCACAAGGCTTTTCATCCTAAATCTATCAAACCGTTGCACTTAAGATCGGAGTGA
- a CDS encoding DUF1661 domain-containing protein, with the protein MARKFFSSRTKTKKITNHVFGNHKHEKKRSQTKSILFSLPFLFPFGRFHLSIYSVHCRA; encoded by the coding sequence TTGGCGCGTAAATTTTTCAGTTCCCGAACCAAAACAAAAAAAATTACGAACCACGTTTTTGGGAACCATAAACACGAGAAAAAACGGTCGCAAACGAAATCAATCCTTTTCTCGCTACCATTCCTCTTTCCGTTCGGTAGGTTCCACCTATCTATATATAGTGTGCATTGCAGGGCTTAA
- a CDS encoding DHH family phosphoesterase codes for MAGIKIDPASATALRKMVEEAERIALISHTAPDGDSVGSSIGFAAMLREKGKFHISVIIPDDIPQYLYCIPGANKVIVHETHPSEAEKALAEADLVFCMDFNAPHRVAGLQSALESSSAPKVLIDHHLYPADIFTLSFSYPPLSSTSELVLRLAKAIGMESCLTQDAATALMTGILTDTGVFSYSSSDPDLYLLVADLMRAGADKDTIIRNTFQQNSEGKMRMQGYVLYEKMTLLPEMGVAYFTLSAEELVRFHNRTGDTDGLANLPLDIAGIEAVCFLREDKNQIKLSFRSTGNYPVNTLAENFGGGGHKNAAGGEFQGSLQEATEKLLKIWKDFNPKNYDNKNQQ; via the coding sequence ATGGCAGGAATAAAAATCGATCCGGCTTCGGCAACAGCTTTGCGTAAAATGGTAGAGGAGGCGGAGCGTATCGCTCTGATCTCGCATACGGCTCCGGACGGCGACTCGGTAGGAAGCAGTATCGGTTTTGCTGCCATGCTGAGAGAAAAAGGCAAGTTCCACATCAGTGTAATCATACCTGATGATATTCCCCAATACCTGTACTGCATTCCGGGAGCAAACAAAGTAATAGTGCACGAGACTCATCCTTCGGAGGCGGAGAAGGCATTGGCTGAAGCCGATCTGGTCTTCTGCATGGATTTCAATGCTCCACATCGGGTAGCAGGACTGCAAAGCGCATTGGAGAGTTCGTCAGCCCCCAAAGTGCTTATCGATCATCATCTCTATCCGGCAGATATCTTCACTCTCAGCTTCAGCTACCCCCCCCTGTCTTCTACTTCGGAGTTGGTCTTGCGTTTGGCCAAGGCCATAGGCATGGAGTCCTGCCTGACCCAAGATGCGGCCACGGCTTTGATGACAGGGATACTGACGGATACGGGCGTATTTTCCTACAGCTCTTCCGATCCGGATCTTTATCTGCTCGTAGCAGATCTTATGCGAGCCGGTGCGGACAAAGACACGATCATCCGCAATACCTTTCAGCAAAATTCGGAAGGCAAGATGAGGATGCAGGGTTATGTGCTGTACGAGAAAATGACTTTGCTGCCGGAAATGGGCGTAGCATACTTCACGCTGTCAGCAGAGGAGCTGGTACGATTCCACAACCGGACGGGTGATACCGATGGTCTGGCCAATCTGCCCCTCGATATTGCAGGGATAGAGGCTGTATGTTTCCTGCGAGAGGACAAAAATCAGATCAAGCTCTCATTCCGCTCCACAGGCAACTATCCGGTGAACACTCTTGCCGAGAACTTCGGTGGCGGCGGACACAAGAATGCTGCCGGCGGCGAGTTCCAAGGCAGTCTGCAAGAAGCTACAGAGAAGCTGCTGAAGATTTGGAAAGACTTCAACCCCAAGAATTACGATAATAAGAACCAACAATAA
- a CDS encoding DUF4827 domain-containing protein produces MILLPVLAIGMAVLTLGSCKKSDIKSLKEMKKDERKAIESFINRMGFTIKEGHEGQSEFDPDIMYHFDNDLYMQVLDKGKEPPVLNKTKINVRMEGFMFNRERDSIYVFNSLTSGGFQESVFRYIYKYNDGDIHFELIKCTTGSNLDMFVCEGVAFPMTMLGNKARVRLIVPFRIGPESLYSRGLTGYYKEVEYVFRD; encoded by the coding sequence ATGATCTTGCTGCCGGTTTTGGCCATAGGTATGGCTGTTTTGACATTGGGCAGTTGTAAGAAAAGCGACATCAAATCGCTCAAAGAAATGAAGAAGGACGAACGCAAAGCCATCGAATCCTTCATCAATAGGATGGGCTTTACCATCAAAGAAGGGCATGAGGGCCAAAGCGAATTCGATCCCGATATCATGTACCACTTCGACAACGATCTTTATATGCAGGTACTGGATAAGGGGAAAGAGCCTCCCGTGCTGAACAAGACCAAGATCAACGTCAGGATGGAAGGTTTCATGTTCAATCGTGAGAGGGACTCCATCTATGTCTTCAACAGTCTCACTTCAGGCGGTTTTCAGGAGAGCGTATTCCGCTATATATATAAGTACAACGATGGGGATATTCACTTCGAACTGATCAAATGTACGACCGGTTCCAACCTGGATATGTTCGTCTGCGAAGGAGTCGCTTTCCCCATGACCATGCTTGGCAATAAAGCTCGCGTGCGCCTGATCGTACCTTTCCGAATCGGCCCGGAATCGCTCTATTCGCGAGGCCTGACCGGATATTACAAGGAAGTGGAATACGTATTTCGGGACTGA